The window CGGTTAATTTTTTTCATATGGTTTTACCTCCTATTAAATTATAAAAATACAAGAAATTTATATAAGTACATGTACTATGATAAATATTATAATATAACTTATTATTGTATAGTTCGTAGAAAAATTCGTAAAATTAGTAGATTTAATTAATAATTGCTTGTATAATAGATATAAAAAGAGGAATGATGTGTATATGCATGATAGAAGTTTACATAACATTTTTGATTTTTTCTATTTGTTAAAAAAATTTAATGGACTAAGGCCCGATTATAACAAATATTCACCAAAACTTAATACCTACTCTGCTATAGAGGGCGCTCTTGGTATAGGGTCTAAAAATTATCCTTATTATAGAAAGCGGGGTTTTATTCCTCTTCGTGCTGAAGATATCTATCTTCGATTAAGTGAAAAAAATATAATTCCAAAAAACAACATGAAATGGCTGCGAGAGCTTGTTACGTATGTACATACTGACGTTAATAGCCATGACATAGCTTTATCAGATAGCCATGATTCCTTTAATAGATTTATCCATATACTACAGAATTTTTATGAGAAAAAAGAAGATGAAGCGTACATCAAACACGTTATCATGTATTTGGACAATCCTCAACAATATGCCATAGAAACAGAAACTATCTGGCAACATATTTCTCCTAAAGGCAACAACGTCAATAGCGTGAGAAAAAATAGGACTCAATATTTAACAAGGCTTCCTAAAGCCTCTTTTAAATTAATTGGTAGAGAAAAAGAATTATCCGATATTGAACATGATTTATCAGAGAATCACAGGGTTCTTTTAGTGAATGGTTTAGGAGGTATAGGTAAGACAGAAATATGTAAAGCTTATATTCATGACCATGTTATAAAAGGTAGTTACAGTTATATAGGGTGGATTAATTACATATCCAGCTTTAAAGAATCCATTGTGAGCCAGATGAATGGGCATCCTGTCTTATTCAATGAGCAGGATACTTTGGATGAGAAATACGATAAAGTAATATTTTTCCTTCAAAGCATTCGTGAAGAATCCTTATTAATTATTGATAATATTGTCGATAAAGATGATGAAAGCTTATGGGATATGAGTGCTATCCCATTTTTTAAAATCATTGCTAATTCAAGGTGTCAATTCAATGAACTAAAACGGTTAGAAGGTTTCCACCAGTATGTGTTAGATTTTCTAGAGATGAAGGATTGTTTAGATTTATTTTATACGATTTATGAAGGTGAGAAAGATGATGAGATATTAGAAAAGATTATTGAACTGGCTGGTAATCATACCTTAACCATTGAGCTTCTGGCTAAAACAGCTTATTATTCTGGTGTAACCATTAAAGAATTGTATAAGGGGATTTTAGCATTGGGCTTTAATTTAGGCAGCATGATCAATGCTCAAGTAAAGACCAGCTGGCATAATATGAGAAAAACGGAGACGATTTTTAACCATCTGTTAAAATTATTTTCCCTATCCCATGTAAGTGAAGAGGAAAAGGAGGTCCTGATGCATCTTTCTGTCTTACCGCCTGTTGACATTAATGAGAGAGAGCTGTTAAAATGGTTAAACCTTCCAAATGCTAGTCTCATGCATACAATCATTGAAAAGGGATGGGTTAAGCGAGTCGGTTTTTGGAAGATTACCATGCACCCTTTAATACAAGAAACCACCAGATATAGCCTCAAACCGGATGCAGGGAAATGCCATCATTTTATTCAAGCCATTGCAGATGAACTTTTTTTTAGTGGTTATGACAATCCCTATGATAAGGTCCAGTACACAGCCCTTGGGGATAGTCTTCTAAAATATTTGGATGAAGATACGCAAAGCATTGGTCTTTTGTATAATAACCTGTCCAAAATCTATCGGGTTTGTGGTCAACGAAGTAAAGCGCTTGATTATCAATTAAAAGCCACCCAAATAAGAGCTAAAGTGTTAGGAGAGAATCATCCTGATTTAGCCACCTCATTATGCAACTTATCGGTTATCTATACAGAAATGGGGAAATCAGACCTAGCTTTAAAACACGCACTTGATGCTCTGGCCATACGACAAGAGGCCTTTGATGAGAAGCATCCTGATTTAGCCACTTCTTATTTTAACTTATCATCAATCTATGTGGAGATGGGCAAGTTTGATGAGAGTTTAGATTACCAATTAAAAGCCATTGCTATTCGTGAAGCGGTATTTGATAAAAATCATCCTGATTTGTCCCTATGTTATAACGATATGGCTTATATCTATAGTGCCATGGGTGATCTTGACAAGGGGCTGCATTTCCAGTTAAAATCTTTGCATATTATGGAAGAGGTGTTTGATAGGTATCATCCTGAACTATCGGTTGCTT is drawn from Vallitalea pronyensis and contains these coding sequences:
- a CDS encoding tetratricopeptide repeat protein — its product is MHDRSLHNIFDFFYLLKKFNGLRPDYNKYSPKLNTYSAIEGALGIGSKNYPYYRKRGFIPLRAEDIYLRLSEKNIIPKNNMKWLRELVTYVHTDVNSHDIALSDSHDSFNRFIHILQNFYEKKEDEAYIKHVIMYLDNPQQYAIETETIWQHISPKGNNVNSVRKNRTQYLTRLPKASFKLIGREKELSDIEHDLSENHRVLLVNGLGGIGKTEICKAYIHDHVIKGSYSYIGWINYISSFKESIVSQMNGHPVLFNEQDTLDEKYDKVIFFLQSIREESLLIIDNIVDKDDESLWDMSAIPFFKIIANSRCQFNELKRLEGFHQYVLDFLEMKDCLDLFYTIYEGEKDDEILEKIIELAGNHTLTIELLAKTAYYSGVTIKELYKGILALGFNLGSMINAQVKTSWHNMRKTETIFNHLLKLFSLSHVSEEEKEVLMHLSVLPPVDINERELLKWLNLPNASLMHTIIEKGWVKRVGFWKITMHPLIQETTRYSLKPDAGKCHHFIQAIADELFFSGYDNPYDKVQYTALGDSLLKYLDEDTQSIGLLYNNLSKIYRVCGQRSKALDYQLKATQIRAKVLGENHPDLATSLCNLSVIYTEMGKSDLALKHALDALAIRQEAFDEKHPDLATSYFNLSSIYVEMGKFDESLDYQLKAIAIREAVFDKNHPDLSLCYNDMAYIYSAMGDLDKGLHFQLKSLHIMEEVFDRYHPELSVAYNNLSIIYRHRGNMEKCLSYQLKSIQIVEKICDQYHPERASSYSNLSMIYNAVDQYDKALDYQLKAMDIQYHSLSENHPNTAIIHNNLSIIYRNIGEFDKALEHQLKAIHIAETLYPKANLQLANFYSNLSIVYRKVGQYQNALDYQLKDIDIKAKMIDEYHHDFADSYENLSCIYRLIDKVDKALEYQLKTIAIREKIFNKDHPELIKAYKVLSEINQ